Proteins encoded together in one Streptomyces sp. B1I3 window:
- a CDS encoding protein kinase, translating to MNDVVDSLPDPARTRAVLIGVSSYDHFEDLPAVRNNIEALQQFLTSAEGWELPSSHCSVLAHPRTSSDIMAVLQEASSGARDTLLVYYAGHGVLDDELRFYVTLESSKADEPWSCVSYEWLGRSLAHSPARRRIAILDSCFSGRVHCGAMSEASDAVRAQTAARGAVVLTSARDDRVALAPPGEKYTAFTGELLAVLDQGIPDGPPVISVDRAYEHVKYALAARGRPRPDRTGSDTAGRLVLARNRAFTPRPTTSTRMAFTGVLRQLALRLDIGSVAEPLKPRTPYPRVIGGRYVVDGLVGSGGMGSVYRARDQLLGRIVAIKSIRRDRSEDAELPLILRDEARAVATLNHSAIAGVHDLVESDEGNFIVMEYIYGENLMDVLRRGRVSPLESVALLRVVLDALKHAHESGVINCDIKPSNVMLTPDGRVKVLDFGVASFVENPRRGVHSSEGSIVGTPSYMSPEAIRGEAPTVHRDLYGAGVTLYELLTGRQPFHGLGSMYKVFHAITSRPVPPPSSLNPLLDPACDSILLRALAQNPSDRFQDAAGMKAALEAVSWSPHVYEDVTVVSDENRLHSDSERTQESRASGA from the coding sequence ATGAATGATGTAGTGGATTCGCTGCCTGATCCCGCGCGGACTCGTGCGGTGTTGATCGGTGTCTCCTCGTATGATCACTTCGAGGATCTTCCCGCAGTACGCAACAACATTGAGGCGCTGCAGCAGTTCCTGACGTCAGCGGAGGGCTGGGAGCTACCGTCCAGTCACTGCTCGGTTTTGGCGCACCCACGCACGTCCTCAGACATCATGGCCGTGCTGCAGGAGGCGTCCTCAGGTGCGCGCGACACGCTTCTGGTGTATTACGCCGGCCATGGCGTTCTTGACGATGAACTACGTTTCTACGTCACGCTGGAGAGTTCCAAGGCCGACGAGCCCTGGAGCTGTGTCTCGTACGAATGGCTAGGCCGGTCCCTGGCCCACTCACCCGCGCGCCGTCGGATTGCCATATTGGACAGCTGTTTCAGTGGGAGAGTGCACTGCGGCGCGATGTCGGAAGCCTCGGACGCAGTACGGGCCCAGACGGCGGCTCGCGGCGCCGTGGTACTCACCTCGGCCAGAGACGATCGGGTTGCACTGGCCCCGCCAGGCGAAAAATACACGGCCTTCACCGGTGAGCTCCTGGCAGTCCTCGATCAGGGCATCCCGGATGGGCCTCCCGTGATCTCTGTGGACAGAGCCTATGAGCACGTGAAATACGCGCTTGCCGCGAGAGGGAGGCCCCGACCGGACCGTACGGGTAGTGACACTGCGGGCAGACTCGTCCTGGCCCGTAATCGTGCGTTCACTCCGAGGCCGACCACTTCGACGCGAATGGCGTTCACGGGAGTCCTACGACAGTTGGCCTTGCGCCTGGATATTGGCTCGGTGGCCGAACCCCTCAAGCCAAGAACGCCTTATCCACGTGTAATCGGTGGCAGATATGTGGTAGACGGGTTGGTCGGTTCGGGAGGGATGGGGTCCGTCTACCGCGCGAGGGATCAACTGCTTGGACGCATCGTTGCCATCAAGTCAATTCGACGAGACCGCTCGGAAGATGCGGAACTGCCGCTGATCCTACGCGACGAGGCTAGGGCCGTTGCGACGCTCAACCATTCCGCGATTGCGGGAGTGCACGACCTGGTTGAGAGCGATGAGGGCAATTTCATCGTCATGGAGTACATCTACGGTGAGAATCTCATGGATGTACTCCGCCGCGGACGGGTTAGTCCGCTGGAGAGTGTCGCGTTGCTGCGCGTGGTTCTCGATGCCTTGAAGCATGCACACGAGTCCGGGGTCATCAACTGCGACATCAAGCCCAGCAACGTGATGTTGACCCCGGACGGACGGGTGAAGGTGCTCGATTTCGGTGTCGCAAGCTTCGTGGAGAACCCGCGCCGAGGGGTGCACAGCTCGGAAGGGTCCATCGTCGGCACGCCGAGCTATATGTCCCCCGAGGCCATCCGAGGGGAAGCGCCGACGGTTCACCGGGACCTATATGGCGCAGGTGTCACCCTCTACGAACTGCTAACCGGACGACAGCCGTTCCATGGTCTGGGATCGATGTACAAGGTATTCCATGCGATAACTTCTCGTCCGGTACCGCCACCATCGTCCCTGAACCCGCTGCTTGACCCCGCCTGCGATTCCATATTGCTAAGAGCCCTCGCACAGAATCCTTCAGACCGATTCCAGGATGCGGCAGGCATGAAGGCGGCGCTGGAGGCGGTTTCGTGGTCACCCCATGTCTATGAGGATGTGACAGTTGTGTCCGACGAAAACCGACTGCATTCGGATTCCGAGCGAACGCAGGAATCTCGCGCGAGCGGTGCGTGA
- a CDS encoding amino acid permease → MTNDEAVAAEPPPDALQSPSAAASDEERLAELGYTQVLARRMSAFSNYAVSFTIISVLSGCLTLYLFGMNTGGPVLITWGWVGVGLMTLFVGLAMAEICSAYPTSAGLYFWAHRLAPPRSAAAWAWFTGWFNVLGQIAVTAGVDFGAASFLGAYLNLQFGFEVTPGRTILLFAAILVLHGLLNTFGVGIVAVLNSVSVWWHVAGVAVIVGALTFVPDSHRSASYVFTEFVNNTGWGSGFYVVMLGLLMAQYTFTGFDASAHMTEETHDAAVAGPRGIVRSIWTSWIAGFVLLLGFTFAIQSYEGALNSPTGAPPAQILLDALGATTGKLLLLVVIGAQLFCGMASVTANSRMIYAFSRDGALPFSRVWHTVSPRTRTPVAAVWLAALGALALGLPYLINVTAYAAVTSIAVIGLYIAYVIPTLLRLLRGDDFTAGPWHLGRWSRPVGVVAVIWVAVITVLFMLPQVSPVTWETFNYAPLAVLAVVGFAATWWLASARHWFLKPSAPDRRSAH, encoded by the coding sequence ATGACAAACGACGAAGCCGTGGCGGCGGAGCCGCCGCCCGATGCCCTTCAGAGCCCGTCAGCAGCCGCTTCGGACGAGGAGCGGCTGGCCGAGCTGGGCTACACCCAGGTCCTCGCCCGCCGGATGTCCGCGTTCTCCAACTACGCCGTCTCGTTCACGATCATCTCGGTGCTCTCCGGCTGCCTGACGCTGTATCTGTTCGGCATGAACACCGGCGGCCCCGTCCTCATCACCTGGGGATGGGTCGGGGTGGGCCTGATGACGCTGTTCGTCGGCCTGGCGATGGCGGAGATCTGCTCGGCGTACCCGACGTCCGCCGGACTGTACTTCTGGGCCCATCGGCTCGCGCCACCGCGCTCGGCGGCGGCGTGGGCCTGGTTCACCGGCTGGTTCAACGTGCTCGGTCAGATCGCCGTCACCGCCGGGGTCGACTTCGGGGCGGCGTCCTTCCTCGGGGCCTACCTGAACCTGCAGTTCGGCTTCGAGGTCACTCCCGGCCGTACGATCCTGCTCTTCGCGGCGATCCTCGTCCTGCACGGCCTGCTGAACACCTTCGGAGTCGGCATCGTCGCCGTCCTCAACAGCGTCAGCGTGTGGTGGCACGTGGCCGGGGTGGCCGTCATCGTGGGTGCGCTCACCTTCGTGCCGGACTCGCACCGGTCGGCGTCGTACGTCTTCACCGAGTTCGTCAACAACACCGGCTGGGGCAGCGGCTTCTACGTCGTGATGCTCGGCCTGCTGATGGCGCAGTACACCTTCACCGGGTTCGACGCCTCCGCCCATATGACGGAGGAGACCCACGACGCGGCGGTAGCGGGCCCGCGCGGCATCGTGCGGTCCATCTGGACGTCCTGGATCGCCGGATTCGTGCTCCTGCTGGGGTTCACCTTCGCCATCCAGTCGTACGAGGGCGCCCTGAACTCCCCGACCGGTGCCCCGCCCGCCCAGATCCTGCTGGATGCGCTCGGGGCCACCACGGGCAAGCTGCTGCTGCTCGTCGTCATCGGGGCCCAGTTGTTCTGCGGCATGGCCTCGGTGACGGCCAACAGCCGCATGATCTACGCCTTCTCCCGCGACGGCGCCCTGCCCTTCTCCCGCGTCTGGCACACGGTCAGCCCCCGTACCCGCACCCCCGTCGCGGCGGTCTGGCTGGCCGCGCTCGGCGCACTGGCCCTGGGCCTCCCGTACCTGATCAACGTGACCGCGTACGCCGCCGTCACGTCCATCGCGGTCATCGGCCTCTACATCGCCTACGTCATCCCCACCCTTCTCCGGCTGCTGCGGGGCGACGACTTCACCGCCGGCCCATGGCACCTGGGCCGCTGGTCCCGGCCCGTCGGCGTCGTCGCGGTGATCTGGGTGGCGGTGATCACCGTCCTGTTCATGCTGCCGCAGGTGTCCCCCGTCACCTGGGAGACCTTCAACTACGCCCCGCTGGCCGTCCTGGCCGTGGTCGGTTTCGCCGCCACCTGGTGGCTGGCGTCGGCCCGCCACTGGTTCCTGAAACCGAGCGCTCCCGACCGCCGGTCCGCACACTGA
- a CDS encoding DEAD/DEAH box helicase has protein sequence MPENVENTEANAVVESAEAVVAAAPETVVEIPAETADEVTTTDAPEAEAEAENAEAAEPTVTFASLGLPEGIVRKLAQNGVTAPFPIQAATIPDALAGKDILGRGRTGSGKTLSFGLPTLATLAGGHTEKKKPRAIILTPTRELAMQVADALQPYGDVLGLKMKVVCGGTSMSNQIYALERGVDVLVATPGRLRDIITRGACSLANVQVAVLDEADQMSDLGFLPEVTELLDQIPGGGQRMLFSATMENEIGTLVKRYLSNPVTHEVDSAQGNVSTMSHHVLVVKPKDKAPVTAAIAARKGRTIIFVRTQLGADRIAEQLIESGVKADALHGGMTQGARTRVLEDFKKGYVNALVATDVAARGIHVDGIDLVLNVDPAGDHKDYLHRSGRTARAGKSGVVVSLALPHQRRQIFRLMEDAGVDASRHIVQGAGVFEPEVAEITGARSLTEVQADSANNAAKQAEREAADLTKQLERVQRRAVELREEADRLVARAARERGEDPEAAVAEVAAEAEAALVAAVSVPEQQAARDDRRDDRGNFNRRDDRGGDRRDDRGGDRGGYRGGNDRVGERSGRPSGGAGYRGSNDRPSFRGSSDRPSGGFRSGGGDRRDDRGGRPFERRDNDRPAFNRDRRDERPSGGFRSGGGDRRDDRGGRPFERRDNDRPAFNRDRRDERPSGGFRSGGSDRPFNRDRRDDRPAAGFRSGGDRPAGHRGGTGTGTGTGTFGRRDDKPRWKRNG, from the coding sequence ATGCCCGAGAACGTCGAGAACACCGAGGCGAACGCCGTCGTCGAGAGCGCCGAGGCCGTCGTGGCCGCGGCGCCCGAGACGGTCGTGGAGATCCCCGCCGAGACCGCCGACGAGGTCACCACCACCGACGCTCCCGAGGCCGAGGCCGAGGCCGAGAACGCCGAGGCCGCCGAGCCGACCGTCACGTTCGCCTCGCTCGGGCTGCCCGAGGGCATCGTCCGCAAGCTCGCGCAGAACGGTGTGACCGCCCCCTTCCCGATCCAGGCGGCGACCATCCCGGACGCCCTGGCCGGCAAGGACATCCTGGGCCGCGGCCGTACCGGCTCCGGTAAGACGCTCTCCTTCGGTCTGCCGACCCTGGCCACGCTGGCCGGCGGTCACACCGAGAAGAAGAAGCCCCGCGCGATCATCCTCACCCCGACCCGTGAGCTCGCGATGCAGGTCGCGGACGCGCTTCAGCCGTACGGCGACGTACTCGGCCTGAAGATGAAGGTCGTGTGCGGCGGTACGTCGATGAGCAACCAGATCTACGCGCTGGAGCGCGGGGTCGACGTCCTCGTCGCCACCCCGGGCCGCCTGCGCGACATCATCACCCGTGGTGCCTGCTCCCTGGCCAACGTCCAGGTTGCCGTCCTCGACGAGGCCGACCAGATGTCGGACCTGGGCTTCCTGCCCGAGGTCACCGAGCTGCTCGACCAGATCCCCGGCGGCGGCCAGCGCATGCTCTTCTCCGCCACGATGGAGAACGAGATCGGCACGCTGGTCAAGCGCTACCTGAGCAACCCGGTCACCCACGAGGTGGACAGCGCCCAGGGCAACGTCTCGACCATGTCCCACCACGTCCTCGTCGTGAAGCCGAAGGACAAGGCGCCGGTCACGGCCGCGATCGCCGCCCGCAAGGGCCGCACGATCATCTTCGTCCGCACCCAGCTGGGCGCCGACCGCATCGCCGAGCAGCTCATCGAGTCCGGCGTGAAGGCGGACGCGCTGCACGGCGGCATGACGCAGGGTGCCCGTACCCGCGTGCTCGAGGACTTCAAGAAGGGCTACGTCAACGCCCTGGTCGCCACCGACGTCGCCGCCCGCGGTATCCACGTCGACGGCATCGACCTGGTCCTGAACGTGGACCCGGCCGGCGACCACAAGGACTACCTGCACCGCTCGGGCCGTACCGCCCGGGCCGGCAAGTCCGGTGTCGTCGTCTCGCTGGCGCTGCCGCACCAGCGTCGCCAGATCTTCCGTCTCATGGAGGACGCGGGCGTCGACGCCTCGCGTCACATCGTGCAGGGCGCGGGCGTCTTCGAGCCGGAGGTCGCCGAGATCACCGGTGCCCGCTCGCTGACCGAGGTCCAGGCCGACTCCGCGAACAACGCGGCCAAGCAGGCCGAGCGCGAGGCGGCCGACCTCACCAAGCAGCTGGAGCGCGTCCAGCGCCGTGCCGTCGAGCTGCGCGAGGAGGCCGACCGTCTGGTCGCCCGTGCCGCCCGCGAGCGGGGCGAGGACCCGGAGGCGGCGGTGGCCGAGGTCGCCGCCGAGGCCGAGGCCGCACTCGTCGCCGCGGTGTCCGTCCCGGAGCAGCAGGCCGCTCGCGACGACCGTCGTGACGACCGGGGCAACTTCAACCGCCGTGACGACCGTGGCGGCGACCGCCGTGACGACCGTGGTGGCGACCGCGGGGGTTACCGCGGTGGCAACGACCGTGTCGGCGAGCGCAGTGGCCGTCCCTCCGGCGGGGCCGGCTACCGCGGCAGCAACGACCGTCCGTCCTTCCGCGGCAGCAGCGACCGTCCGTCGGGTGGCTTCCGCTCCGGTGGCGGTGACCGTCGCGACGACCGTGGTGGCCGTCCCTTCGAGCGTCGTGACAACGACCGTCCGGCGTTCAACCGTGACCGCCGTGACGAGCGTCCGTCGGGTGGCTTCCGCTCCGGTGGCGGTGACCGTCGCGACGACCGTGGTGGCCGTCCCTTCGAGCGTCGTGACAACGACCGTCCGGCGTTCAACCGTGACCGCCGTGACGAGCGCCCGTCCGGTGGCTTCCGCTCCGGCGGCAGCGACCGTCCGTTCAACCGTGACCGTCGCGACGACCGTCCCGCGGCCGGCTTCCGCTCCGGCGGGGACCGTCCGGCCGGCCACCGTGGTGGCACCGGCACGGGTACCGGCACCGGCACCTTCGGCCGCCGTGACGACAAGCCGCGCTGGAAGCGCAACGGCTGA